Below is a window of bacterium DNA.
GCATGAACGTCACTTTCGTGACGACCGCGAACACCGACGAGGAAGCACGGGAACTGCTGAGCCTGCTGGGCATGCCCTTCCGGCGCTAGAGGAGGACGCAAATTGGCCAAGAAGTCGCTGATCGCCAAGGCCAACCGGCCGGCAAAGTACAAGGTGCGGGCGTACAACCGCTGCCGTCGCTGCGGCCGGCCGCGGGCCTACTATCGGAAGTTCGGCGTCTGCCGCCTCTGCTTCCGCCAGCTGGCGCTGCTGGGGGATCTGCCGGGCGTGATGAAGTCGAGCTGGTAACCGCGAGGAGCTGGGAACATGAACATGACCGAT
It encodes the following:
- a CDS encoding type Z 30S ribosomal protein S14 codes for the protein MAKKSLIAKANRPAKYKVRAYNRCRRCGRPRAYYRKFGVCRLCFRQLALLGDLPGVMKSSW